One genomic region from Nonomuraea helvata encodes:
- a CDS encoding PP2C family protein-serine/threonine phosphatase, whose protein sequence is MLTGKIRNILRALAPLADDHHRVLELLNSVLLTDCDPTRYVTLVLASIERRGTQVVLRLTSAGHPEPLIVRNDGRVEPVGTAGTLIGLVEPITSVTESVSLEPGETCLLYSDGIVEARGGPLGDEFFGEERLCEQLRQCAGMPPEALADRVQMLACQWVGCGEHDDMAVVAITAPREASHGAAEPPAGPAAGPADGPADGPPAGPAHGQGLP, encoded by the coding sequence GTGCTCACGGGCAAGATCCGCAACATCCTGCGTGCCCTGGCGCCCCTGGCCGACGACCACCATCGCGTGCTGGAACTGCTGAACAGCGTGCTGCTGACCGACTGCGATCCGACCCGCTACGTCACGCTCGTGCTGGCCTCGATCGAGCGGCGCGGGACGCAGGTCGTGTTGCGGCTGACCAGCGCCGGGCACCCTGAGCCGCTGATCGTGCGGAACGACGGCCGCGTGGAGCCGGTCGGCACCGCCGGCACGCTGATCGGCCTGGTGGAGCCCATCACCAGCGTCACCGAGTCGGTGTCGTTGGAACCGGGCGAGACGTGCCTGCTCTACAGCGACGGCATCGTCGAGGCCAGGGGCGGCCCGCTCGGCGATGAGTTCTTCGGCGAGGAGCGGCTGTGCGAGCAGCTCCGGCAGTGCGCCGGCATGCCGCCAGAAGCCCTGGCCGACCGCGTCCAGATGCTGGCGTGCCAGTGGGTGGGCTGTGGCGAGCACGACGACATGGCGGTCGTCGCCATCACCGCGCCCCGCGAGGCGTCGCACGGTGCGGCCGAGCCCCCGGCCGGACCCGCGGCCGGACCCGCGGACGGGCCCGCGGACGGGCCCCCGGCCGGACCCGCGCACGGACAGGGGCTGCCGTGA